In Chitinophagales bacterium, the sequence CTCATGTCAGCTCTTGTCCCATACCCTATATGACCTCCCATTAATTTTAATCTTTCATTCAAAAAATGTCTTAGATTAGACATAGCTACAAATTTTCCTTCTTCACTTAGCAGACAATACGTGCTACTAGGCACGTAATGTTCATCTGGGTCATTTTCTAGTTTTTCAATCTGTGTTATAAAATCATCAAAATCAGAAAATTCAAATGAAAGGGGGAATGGTGATTGTTCTTTATAGTCTTCAATTTTACCCCAACCCTCCAACATTTCCAAATATTCATCTTTGTAATCTCTAGTTAATTTGACCAATTTCATTTTGAATACCTAACAACTAAAAACTATCTACTGCGACTGCGCACTGAATGAACTGCGACTATAAACTACTATCTATAGCCTTCGTAATATCGCCAAAAATCACTTCAATCTCACCAATTCCATTGACTTTAGAAACCTTACCTTGGGTCTCATAATAAGGGAGAACATGGACAGTCTTGGTAAAATATTCATCTATTCTTTTAATAAGTTTTTCTGCATTATCATCGGCTCTGCCGCTGACCTTTGCTCTCTCAGCTATACGTTGTTCGATTTCAGACTGAGAGACCACAAGTTCCAGGACAAGATTTACTTTTTGACCTTTTGATTCTAAAAATTTATCTAAGGCTTCAGCTTGCGGTACTGTGCGCGGAAAACCATCTAGGATAAATCCTTTGACATCGGTATGCTGAGACATTTCATTTTCAAGCATGCGTATAGTTATTTCATCTGGAACCAGAATTCCGTTATCGAGAAGTCCTTGAACTTC encodes:
- a CDS encoding GNAT family N-acetyltransferase, which encodes MKLVKLTRDYKDEYLEMLEGWGKIEDYKEQSPFPLSFEFSDFDDFITQIEKLENDPDEHYVPSSTYCLLSEEGKFVAMSNLRHFLNERLKLMGGHIGYGTRADMRSRGYATKILKLTLLEAKKFNIENVLVTCSVDNMASNRTIQKNGGVLKQTIDWQGRMTNHYWIKN
- a CDS encoding adenylate kinase, which encodes MYNLVIFGPPGAGKGTQSDKIIAKYQLKHISTGDMFRTHIANKTELGREVQGLLDNGILVPDEITIRMLENEMSQHTDVKGFILDGFPRTVPQAEALDKFLESKGQKVNLVLELVVSQSEIEQRIAERAKVSGRADDNAEKLIKRIDEYFTKTVHVLPYYETQGKVSKVNGIGEIEVIFGDITKAIDSSL